CTGCCTTCCGCCTTGGGTCCAGTCATCAGGGCTTTGATGGCCAGCTGGGCCAGGGTGGTTTCATTGTCCACTGGGAGCTGCAGGCTGCGTTCCTCGGTGCGGTATTTCTCCAGGGCAGGATCATTGAAATACAACCGCACATTTTTGGATACGGTGGCCCCTCCGGTATTGAGGTCATATTCGGGCACACTGGGCGGCAGGGTCACAAAATAATAGAACAATCCGGCAGCAGCCAGCAGCAACAGGGCAATGATGTTCACAGGGGTGAGCACTTTGTTCATGGCTTGAGGTCCTTCTGGGTCTGGGGGGTTTGCTGGGCTTTCTGGGTTTTCTGGTCTTTGGGGGTCAGGTAAACCGTGATCCCCCGGGCCAGCCCGAGGGCCAGGGTGTCCAGGTAAGTGGAGTCTTTCAGTTTGGCCAGGTCCTGAGCGTTCTGGGGGTAGCCCAGTTCCACCATCAAAGCAGCCTTGGGCGCTTCAGAAAGCAGGTACAGGTCGCGGGTGGCTTTCAGTCTGGACTTCACTTTCACTTTGGAAAGCTCTTTTTGCACGGTCTGCCCAAAGGTTTTGAGGGCTTCAAAGTTGCTGACGGCCAGCGAAGTGGCATTCTCTTCACGCAACTGCCGGATGTACTCCAGCTGTTCATGCCCTGCAGGATAAGACATCACCACCCCGCTCTGGGTGTTGCCTGGAGCATAGCCCAGATGCACACTCACAAAAGCATCACTGCTGCGGGCCAGGGCCGCCCGGTTCTGCAAAGACACTGCAGTGTCGCTGGTGCGGGTGTACTTGACCATCCAGCCTGCTTTGGAGAGGGCCTGTCCCATGCGGCGCACCACTTCCAGAGCCAGATCCTTTTCAATCACCCCACGGGTGCCGCCGGTGTCCTCTCCGCCATGCCCTGCATCCAGCACAATGACCGGCTTCAGGACCCGTTCTTGCAAAGCTGTTTGCTTCACCTGAAACTGCGGCCCTGCATCCAGCACCAGCCGGGCACTGCGGTCCGACAGGGGGGTGAAAAAGAACTGGTAACCAGATCCTTTGGGCAAGGGGGCACGCACCACCAGATCATCTCCATCCACCTCCACCTTGACCCTGGGCAGGTGTTTTCCAGATGAGGTGTAGGTGGTGCCTTTGGCCCATGTGCTCCGCACCACCAGTTTGATTTCACTGGCCGTGGATTGGTCTTCAATGGTCACATTCTGATCCAGCTCAAACACCAGAC
This window of the Deinococcus roseus genome carries:
- a CDS encoding GerMN domain-containing protein, which produces MNKVLTPVNIIALLLLAAAGLFYYFVTLPPSVPEYDLNTGGATVSKNVRLYFNDPALEKYRTEERSLQLPVDNETTLAQLAIKALMTGPKAEGSVSTLPKTGDAPVVFTREGHYYVNIPASWQKLNYGSTAELLLICTITRTLLDLNPNNLDVAFMVEGKTVESLAGHVDLRNAFNRESCP
- a CDS encoding N-acetylmuramoyl-L-alanine amidase family protein, with translation MKRFLLLLFLLMNTAFAQYTLQTLGVGKKQVQSISYYGVQFVRAELLSPYFLVSVDARTVRVKYGKNTLTLPIESNPAAGIYQAYYIQVNDQTQTGFPAIVVNRGIFVPVQQLANALAITMSGNQLVIPRARLGNVASKTDGKYDRLVFELDQNVTIEDQSTASEIKLVVRSTWAKGTTYTSSGKHLPRVKVEVDGDDLVVRAPLPKGSGYQFFFTPLSDRSARLVLDAGPQFQVKQTALQERVLKPVIVLDAGHGGEDTGGTRGVIEKDLALEVVRRMGQALSKAGWMVKYTRTSDTAVSLQNRAALARSSDAFVSVHLGYAPGNTQSGVVMSYPAGHEQLEYIRQLREENATSLAVSNFEALKTFGQTVQKELSKVKVKSRLKATRDLYLLSEAPKAALMVELGYPQNAQDLAKLKDSTYLDTLALGLARGITVYLTPKDQKTQKAQQTPQTQKDLKP